One window of the Ramlibacter henchirensis genome contains the following:
- a CDS encoding cytochrome P450 gives MNPEALRAATPDATSGAQEPRCPFSQQPAHRFPLPRSHPMNPPPAYEDLGSEHPVRRVVQWNGREAWFVTRHADVRALLMDPRTSADAAHPAYPAQTPALSIVRRDYQVFAQMDPPHHTEERRLVGEEFSVRNVELMRPKVQALVDRLVDRIAARERQADLVEDYARPLPCEVICTLLGVPEQDHGAIQDWARQISSLGTPQQQAADMIKDFCDGYLTELVRRKAADPGDDLLSRLIVNHMKPGRITERKVVSLARLFLTAGHESTTGTLGVGLAALLYHPDQLELLRRDPSLIRNAVEEILRFTDVTHSGRLRTAREDIQIGDVTIRAGDAIIMHQPTADRDPAVFEDPHRFDITRKNARLHLAFGSGIHMCIGQPLARMELQIAIITLVQRLPGLRPLVPLEQLPFHTGLAIYGLESLPVAW, from the coding sequence ATGAACCCCGAAGCCCTCCGAGCCGCCACCCCCGACGCCACCAGCGGAGCGCAGGAGCCCCGCTGCCCGTTCAGCCAGCAGCCGGCCCACCGCTTTCCATTGCCACGCTCGCACCCGATGAATCCGCCGCCGGCCTACGAGGACCTCGGCTCGGAGCACCCCGTGCGCCGCGTGGTGCAGTGGAACGGGCGCGAAGCCTGGTTCGTCACCCGCCACGCGGACGTGCGCGCCCTCCTGATGGACCCGCGGACCAGCGCGGATGCGGCGCATCCCGCCTACCCGGCGCAGACGCCGGCGCTCAGCATCGTGCGCAGGGACTACCAAGTGTTCGCCCAGATGGATCCGCCCCATCACACGGAAGAGCGGCGGCTGGTCGGTGAAGAGTTCTCCGTCCGCAACGTGGAACTGATGCGGCCGAAGGTCCAGGCGCTGGTGGACCGGCTTGTCGATCGCATCGCGGCCAGGGAGCGGCAGGCCGATCTGGTCGAGGACTACGCGCGTCCCCTCCCGTGCGAAGTGATCTGCACGCTGCTGGGCGTGCCCGAGCAGGACCACGGCGCGATCCAAGACTGGGCGCGGCAGATTTCCTCCCTCGGCACGCCGCAGCAGCAGGCCGCCGACATGATCAAGGACTTCTGCGACGGCTATCTCACGGAGCTGGTGCGCCGCAAGGCGGCCGACCCCGGCGACGACCTGTTGAGCCGGCTGATCGTCAACCACATGAAGCCCGGCAGGATCACGGAGCGCAAGGTGGTGAGCCTGGCGCGCCTGTTCCTCACGGCGGGCCACGAATCCACCACCGGCACGCTGGGCGTGGGCCTGGCCGCGCTGCTGTACCACCCCGACCAGCTGGAGCTGCTGCGGCGCGACCCCTCGCTGATCCGCAATGCGGTGGAAGAGATCCTGCGCTTCACCGACGTCACGCACTCGGGCCGCCTGCGCACCGCGCGCGAGGACATCCAGATCGGCGACGTGACCATCCGCGCGGGCGACGCGATCATCATGCACCAGCCCACCGCCGACCGCGACCCGGCCGTGTTCGAGGACCCGCACAGGTTCGACATCACGCGCAAGAACGCGCGGCTGCACCTGGCCTTCGGCAGCGGCATCCACATGTGCATCGGCCAGCCGCTCGCCCGCATGGAGCTGCAGATCGCGATCATTACGCTGGTGCAGCGTCTTCCCGGATTGCGGCCTCTCGTTCCGCTGGAACAGCTCCCCTTCCATACCGGCCTGGCGATCTATGGTCTCGAGTCGCTTCCGGTCGCGTGGTGA
- a CDS encoding SDR family NAD(P)-dependent oxidoreductase yields MNDRQRPGRLAGKVALIVGGGTGIGACAARLFAAEGAAVAVADIQHEAASQVAQSIVAAGGQSVAIAADVMSEESVRAAVDSAVRQFGRLQVLFNCVGGSLPADAPVTEVDFSVWDRTMNLDVRGTLLACRHAIPHIVAAGGGSVVNMSSGAALRGSGKAHIYAAAKGAVVAVTRNIAGTYARHNVRANAICAGRINTERIRRTYGVPGNPKPGDVNIDEVLKTYPFWFGEPEDIANVALFLASDESRMITGAAIPADGGRSAY; encoded by the coding sequence ATGAATGATCGCCAGCGTCCCGGACGTCTCGCGGGCAAGGTCGCCTTGATCGTCGGCGGCGGCACCGGCATCGGCGCCTGTGCCGCCCGCCTGTTCGCCGCCGAGGGAGCGGCCGTGGCGGTCGCCGACATCCAGCACGAAGCGGCATCGCAGGTCGCGCAGTCCATCGTCGCGGCCGGCGGGCAGTCGGTCGCCATCGCCGCCGACGTGATGAGCGAGGAGAGCGTGCGCGCCGCCGTGGACAGCGCGGTGCGGCAGTTCGGCAGGCTGCAGGTGCTGTTCAACTGCGTGGGCGGGTCGCTGCCGGCGGATGCGCCCGTGACCGAGGTGGATTTCTCGGTGTGGGACCGCACCATGAACCTGGACGTGCGCGGCACCCTGCTCGCCTGCCGCCATGCCATCCCGCACATCGTCGCGGCGGGAGGCGGCTCCGTGGTGAACATGTCGTCCGGCGCCGCGCTTCGCGGTTCGGGCAAGGCCCACATCTATGCGGCCGCCAAGGGCGCGGTCGTCGCCGTGACACGCAACATCGCCGGCACCTACGCCCGGCACAACGTGCGCGCGAACGCCATCTGCGCCGGGCGCATCAACACCGAGCGGATCCGGCGCACCTATGGCGTTCCGGGGAACCCGAAGCCGGGCGACGTGAACATCGACGAGGTGCTCAAGACCTACCCCTTCTGGTTCGGCGAACCGGAGGACATCGCCAACGTCGCGCTGTTCCTGGCGTCGGACGAGTCGCGGATGATCACCGGCGCGGCGATCCCCGCCGACGGCGGCCGAAGCGCCTACTGA
- a CDS encoding tripartite tricarboxylate transporter substrate binding protein, which translates to MASSSLLTRRAFAASLALAALSARAQKFPERPIRIVIPYAPGGGTDNLVRAIAPQVGASLGQQLVIDNKPGASTMIGTEIVAKAPPDGYTLLATDSALLVNPGLFKARMPFDTLKSLQGVTMMATAPVILIAHPSLGAASLPELLALARAKPGALNYGSGGSGTAPHLAGELLKIAAKVDIQHVPYKGTSQAMNDLLAGQVHMMFGGISTARQHVESGRLRAIALTGNSRNPAMPNVPTFAEHGLKVEADSYWGVYAPAGVPSQLADLVSGHFARALKDPANADKLAGLGYIPIANTPAQHTQQMRSMVQAWADVINAARIQVE; encoded by the coding sequence ATGGCCTCGTCATCGTTGCTGACCCGCCGCGCTTTCGCCGCGTCGCTGGCACTCGCCGCGCTTTCCGCACGGGCGCAGAAGTTCCCGGAACGTCCGATCAGGATCGTGATCCCCTACGCGCCGGGCGGCGGCACCGACAACCTGGTCCGCGCCATCGCTCCCCAGGTGGGCGCTTCGCTCGGCCAGCAACTGGTCATCGACAACAAGCCTGGCGCGTCCACGATGATCGGCACCGAGATCGTGGCCAAGGCGCCGCCGGACGGCTACACCCTGCTCGCCACGGACTCGGCGCTGCTGGTCAATCCGGGGTTGTTCAAGGCGCGCATGCCGTTCGACACGCTCAAGAGCCTGCAGGGCGTGACCATGATGGCCACGGCTCCGGTGATCCTGATCGCCCATCCGAGCCTGGGGGCTGCCAGCCTGCCCGAGCTGCTCGCGCTCGCCCGCGCGAAGCCGGGAGCGCTGAACTACGGCTCCGGCGGCTCCGGCACCGCGCCGCACCTCGCGGGTGAGCTGCTCAAGATCGCGGCGAAGGTCGACATCCAGCACGTTCCGTACAAGGGCACCAGCCAGGCGATGAACGACCTGCTGGCCGGACAGGTGCACATGATGTTCGGAGGCATCAGCACCGCGCGGCAGCACGTCGAGTCCGGCCGGCTGCGTGCGATCGCGCTCACGGGGAACAGCCGCAATCCGGCCATGCCCAACGTCCCGACGTTCGCCGAACACGGCCTGAAGGTGGAGGCCGACTCGTACTGGGGCGTTTACGCTCCGGCCGGCGTGCCGAGCCAGTTGGCCGACCTGGTCAGCGGGCATTTCGCCCGTGCCTTGAAGGACCCGGCCAACGCGGACAAGCTGGCCGGCCTCGGCTACATCCCGATCGCCAACACGCCGGCCCAGCACACGCAGCAGATGCGCTCGATGGTGCAGGCCTGGGCCGACGTGATCAACGCCGCCCGGATCCAGGTGGAATGA
- a CDS encoding MmgE/PrpD family protein, which translates to MSAAHRLDETLPAWVAGLRIEDIPAQAVACAKRTLLDTLAVAWAGSAATGVAPVLEMLAGQGGAREASLWTDEVRLPAASAAFANGLLASALDFDSVHDEATIHPDIVMVPALLALAERGGFGGREFIAAHVAGSEMAVRLGLAVQSHPGWFYSSVLGVIAAAAASARLLGLGVDGVRTAAGVALSRAAGSQQALVEGSFTKRLQTAFAARDGVEAALLAQCGITAPRQLFGGRAGVEALYTGFDADKALSGLGRDWRFTGLTIKNYPSCFCNHAAILAAQEIARDLPLTAAQVRSCTVTLTPFSARLVGGAFTPEANPQGAAQFSVRYSVASVLLRGDFRLAHIDPGAVMDPEVLALARRIEVVTDASATGKFTPATVEVRLADSAERRVRIDAIPGTPVQPLDAEAVLKKAQACFAAGVRPLPPARVQQLVERIDGLETLDSLSGLWKFD; encoded by the coding sequence ATGAGCGCTGCCCACCGCCTCGACGAGACGCTGCCGGCCTGGGTCGCGGGGCTGAGGATCGAAGACATCCCCGCGCAAGCGGTGGCGTGCGCGAAGCGGACCCTGCTCGATACGCTGGCCGTGGCGTGGGCCGGTTCGGCCGCGACGGGCGTCGCCCCGGTGTTGGAGATGCTCGCCGGCCAGGGCGGGGCGCGCGAGGCCTCGCTGTGGACGGATGAGGTCCGTCTCCCCGCGGCTTCAGCGGCGTTCGCAAACGGCCTGCTCGCTTCCGCCCTGGACTTCGACTCCGTGCACGACGAGGCGACCATCCACCCCGACATCGTGATGGTGCCCGCCCTCCTGGCACTGGCGGAACGCGGCGGCTTCGGCGGGCGGGAATTCATCGCGGCCCATGTCGCCGGCAGCGAGATGGCGGTGCGGCTGGGGCTCGCCGTGCAGTCCCACCCCGGATGGTTCTACAGCTCGGTGCTCGGCGTGATCGCCGCCGCGGCGGCGTCCGCGCGGCTGCTCGGGCTCGGTGTCGACGGGGTGCGCACCGCCGCTGGGGTGGCCTTGAGCCGCGCCGCGGGCAGCCAGCAGGCACTGGTCGAAGGCAGCTTCACCAAGCGGCTGCAAACCGCGTTCGCCGCGCGCGACGGCGTCGAGGCCGCGCTGCTGGCGCAATGCGGGATCACCGCCCCCAGGCAGCTGTTCGGCGGGCGGGCCGGGGTGGAGGCGCTGTACACCGGATTCGACGCCGACAAGGCACTGTCCGGCCTCGGCCGCGACTGGCGCTTCACCGGGCTCACGATCAAGAACTACCCGAGCTGCTTCTGCAACCATGCCGCCATCCTGGCCGCGCAGGAGATCGCGCGGGACCTTCCGCTCACCGCGGCGCAGGTGCGTTCCTGCACCGTGACGCTGACGCCGTTCTCCGCCCGGCTCGTCGGAGGTGCCTTCACGCCCGAGGCGAATCCCCAGGGCGCCGCGCAGTTCAGCGTCCGGTACTCGGTGGCGAGCGTGCTGCTGCGCGGCGACTTCCGGCTGGCCCACATCGATCCGGGGGCGGTGATGGATCCCGAGGTTCTTGCGCTCGCGCGCCGGATCGAAGTGGTCACGGATGCTTCGGCCACCGGCAAGTTCACCCCGGCCACCGTCGAGGTGCGCCTGGCAGACAGCGCGGAGCGCCGCGTCCGCATCGATGCCATCCCGGGCACGCCCGTGCAGCCGCTCGACGCCGAGGCAGTGCTGAAGAAGGCGCAGGCGTGTTTCGCCGCCGGCGTCCGCCCGCTGCCGCCGGCCCGGGTCCAGCAGCTGGTCGAGCGCATCGACGGGCTGGAAACGCTCGACAGCCTGTCCGGTCTGTGGAAATTCGACTGA
- a CDS encoding amidase has translation MSEDEYMRHDGLGLAALLAGGEVSSAELMAAAVSLAKQRAAGLNLLVQERFEESLQLAQRWQPRGVFGGIPFLLKDSGIAATRFPTTLGSRLFRGTEHPRNATLVDRFEQAGLIPFARTAVPELCMAPTTEAAANGGPTRNPWDPERSAGGSSGGSAAAVATRIVPIAHGTDGGGSIRIPAACCGVYGLKASRGLLPEGPLRGEGWGGLSSQGVLTRSVRDSAAVLDAVAGRETGAPYAAPGDPGSYLDAVRKGPGKRLRIAVWREGWNALPIDGVPQAAVDHAARLCRELGHETMNTPLPQGVDYDGFIEALIDVMATNIAVSSDARLNALGRSLQPGDLEPAMMEGYERGKRLTATRYVECISHFHALGRVLEGFMAEGGFDLVLTPALARLPACLGELSMRGPSFADFRRNVARYTPFLAVINAAGLPAACLPLSWTEASLPVATQLIGRFGREDLLLAISAQLEQLAPWSGRVPPTHRRWKPPTINFPFAMDSKS, from the coding sequence ATGAGTGAAGACGAGTACATGCGGCACGATGGCCTGGGCCTCGCCGCGCTGCTGGCCGGCGGCGAGGTGAGCAGCGCGGAACTGATGGCCGCTGCGGTCTCCCTGGCGAAGCAACGCGCGGCCGGCCTCAACCTCCTGGTGCAGGAGCGCTTCGAGGAGTCGCTGCAGCTCGCGCAACGCTGGCAGCCGCGCGGCGTCTTCGGCGGCATTCCGTTCCTGCTGAAGGATTCCGGCATCGCGGCCACGCGTTTCCCCACGACGCTCGGCTCCAGGCTCTTTCGCGGCACGGAGCACCCGCGCAATGCGACCCTGGTGGACCGGTTCGAGCAGGCCGGGCTGATCCCGTTCGCGCGAACGGCCGTGCCGGAATTGTGCATGGCGCCCACCACCGAAGCGGCGGCGAACGGCGGGCCGACGCGCAATCCCTGGGATCCGGAGCGCTCCGCAGGCGGTTCGAGCGGCGGTTCGGCCGCCGCGGTGGCAACCCGCATCGTGCCCATCGCGCATGGCACGGACGGCGGCGGTTCGATCCGCATCCCGGCAGCGTGCTGCGGGGTGTATGGCCTGAAGGCCTCGCGTGGACTGCTGCCGGAAGGGCCCCTGCGTGGTGAAGGCTGGGGCGGCCTGTCGTCGCAAGGCGTTCTGACGCGATCCGTCCGCGACTCCGCGGCGGTGCTGGATGCCGTCGCCGGGCGGGAGACGGGCGCGCCGTACGCCGCGCCCGGCGACCCGGGGAGTTATCTCGACGCGGTGCGCAAAGGGCCGGGCAAGCGCCTGCGCATCGCCGTCTGGCGGGAAGGCTGGAACGCACTGCCGATCGATGGCGTGCCGCAAGCCGCGGTGGACCACGCGGCCCGCCTGTGCCGCGAGCTCGGCCACGAAACGATGAACACGCCGCTGCCGCAGGGCGTGGACTACGACGGCTTCATCGAGGCGCTGATCGACGTCATGGCGACCAACATCGCGGTGTCGTCGGACGCGCGCCTGAACGCGCTCGGGCGGTCGCTGCAGCCCGGCGACCTGGAGCCCGCGATGATGGAGGGCTACGAGCGCGGCAAACGCTTGACGGCGACGCGCTACGTCGAGTGCATCTCGCATTTCCACGCCCTCGGCCGCGTGCTGGAGGGCTTCATGGCGGAAGGCGGCTTCGACCTCGTGCTCACTCCGGCGCTGGCACGCCTGCCGGCCTGCCTCGGCGAGCTGTCGATGCGCGGCCCGTCGTTCGCCGACTTCCGCAGGAACGTCGCGCGGTACACGCCCTTCCTGGCGGTCATCAACGCCGCGGGCCTGCCGGCCGCTTGCCTGCCGCTGTCGTGGACCGAAGCTTCGCTGCCGGTGGCGACCCAGCTCATCGGGCGCTTCGGGCGCGAGGACCTCCTGCTGGCGATCTCGGCTCAACTGGAGCAGCTCGCCCCCTGGTCGGGCCGCGTGCCGCCGACCCATCGTCGTTGGAAGCCTCCGACGATAAATTTCCCCTTCGCCATGGACAGTAAATCATGA
- a CDS encoding alpha/beta fold hydrolase, giving the protein MNDFITRDGLKLAYYVDDFTDPWRKPDTLLLLHAAMGNAQRWFQWVPRLARDWRVVRLDLRGHGRSQIPAADMEFSLSQLVGDALAVLDRVGAERAHIVGNSAGGYVSQQLAIHHPERVKTLALFGSTPGLKQSHAPTWIPKIQQVGLKKFLADTIDERFDGNADPALVRWFIEQAGSNDPAFIARFVTHMTTHDFMDEVSRIQAPTLIVAAGKERIGHADAYEEMHRRIKDSEVKYIDTGAHNICDGYALDCVEMLRDFLKRRG; this is encoded by the coding sequence ATGAACGACTTCATCACCCGCGACGGCCTGAAACTGGCTTACTACGTCGACGACTTCACCGACCCCTGGCGCAAGCCGGACACGCTGCTGCTCCTGCATGCGGCCATGGGCAATGCACAGCGCTGGTTCCAGTGGGTTCCGAGGCTCGCGCGCGACTGGCGTGTCGTGCGCCTCGACCTGCGCGGCCACGGCCGTTCGCAGATCCCTGCGGCCGACATGGAGTTCTCGCTGTCCCAGCTGGTGGGCGACGCGCTGGCCGTGCTGGACCGGGTGGGCGCCGAGCGGGCGCATATCGTGGGCAACTCCGCGGGCGGCTACGTTTCCCAGCAGCTTGCGATCCACCATCCGGAGCGGGTGAAGACGCTGGCGCTGTTCGGCTCGACGCCGGGCCTCAAGCAGAGCCACGCGCCCACCTGGATCCCCAAGATCCAGCAGGTCGGGCTGAAGAAGTTCCTGGCCGACACGATCGACGAGCGCTTCGACGGGAACGCCGACCCCGCGCTGGTGAGGTGGTTCATCGAGCAGGCGGGCTCCAACGATCCGGCCTTCATCGCCCGATTCGTGACCCACATGACGACGCACGACTTCATGGACGAGGTCTCCCGCATCCAGGCGCCCACCCTGATCGTCGCCGCCGGCAAGGAGCGGATCGGCCATGCGGACGCGTACGAGGAGATGCACCGCCGGATCAAGGATTCGGAGGTGAAGTACATCGACACCGGCGCGCACAACATCTGCGATGGGTACGCGCTGGACTGCGTGGAGATGCTGCGGGATTTCCTCAAGCGGCGCGGATAG
- a CDS encoding tripartite tricarboxylate transporter substrate binding protein, with protein sequence MRLVNFLFGLFCSVVAMTAGAQTYPNKPIRLIVPYPPGGATDVLARQLSVKLGPALGQTVVVENRSGASGNIGFDYVAKAPADGYTLLMGTANITIGPAFSKLPFNVLTDFAPVTTIVSSQNLLVVRPSLPARNLKELLAFAKANPEKLTYGTSGIGTPLMTIELMKAMADVKLMNVPYKGDAPAINDLLGGQIDMYASTVTGLIEHVKAGKLRAIGVTGTKRAASLPDVPTMAEAGIPGYELVSWYGILAPAGTPREIVQKLNETIVKVVATPEMQQQIVAGGSDPWTQTPEEFTALIRRDVAKFSKLVKDFNIRAE encoded by the coding sequence ATGAGGCTAGTCAACTTCCTCTTTGGCCTGTTCTGCAGCGTCGTGGCCATGACCGCGGGCGCCCAGACCTACCCGAACAAACCGATCCGGCTGATCGTTCCGTATCCGCCCGGGGGCGCGACGGACGTGCTGGCGAGGCAGCTTTCGGTGAAGCTCGGGCCCGCGCTCGGCCAGACGGTCGTGGTCGAGAACCGGTCCGGTGCTTCCGGCAACATCGGTTTCGATTACGTGGCCAAGGCGCCGGCCGACGGCTACACGCTGCTGATGGGAACCGCCAACATCACGATCGGCCCGGCGTTCAGCAAGCTCCCGTTCAACGTGCTGACGGATTTCGCACCGGTCACCACCATCGTGTCGTCGCAGAACCTGCTGGTCGTGCGGCCCTCGCTGCCGGCGCGCAATCTCAAGGAGCTGCTCGCCTTCGCGAAGGCGAACCCGGAGAAGCTGACCTACGGTACGTCGGGCATCGGCACCCCGCTGATGACGATCGAACTGATGAAGGCGATGGCGGACGTGAAGCTCATGAACGTGCCCTACAAGGGCGACGCGCCCGCCATCAACGACCTCCTGGGCGGCCAGATCGACATGTACGCCTCCACGGTCACCGGCCTGATCGAACACGTGAAGGCGGGCAAGCTGCGCGCGATCGGCGTCACCGGCACCAAGCGTGCCGCATCGCTTCCGGACGTCCCGACGATGGCGGAAGCGGGCATCCCGGGTTATGAGCTGGTGAGCTGGTACGGCATCCTCGCGCCGGCCGGCACTCCCAGGGAGATCGTGCAGAAACTCAACGAGACGATCGTCAAGGTGGTCGCCACGCCGGAGATGCAACAGCAGATCGTCGCCGGCGGATCGGACCCGTGGACGCAGACCCCCGAGGAGTTCACCGCCCTCATCCGCCGCGACGTGGCCAAGTTCAGCAAGCTGGTGAAGGACTTCAACATCCGGGCCGAATAG
- a CDS encoding Crp/Fnr family transcriptional regulator translates to MTANAPERDILEILRRNKWLAQLPADATAELAAGARRRRLADGELIAGRGKQPEGLALVVSGAIRSSNFSAEGREIAFSLVKPGGLWGLVAVLDGAGAVHETRVSGPTELIVFPTRLVRDMLDRDPALYKPVTQMLCYRLRKAYSAVDDLALATLRQRLARQLCTLATELPAEKRHISVTQDELANLVGATRPSVNRELAVLEREGLVERQYGGVTVLDYEHLHELCATQRIFEL, encoded by the coding sequence ATGACGGCCAACGCCCCGGAGCGGGACATCCTCGAAATCTTGCGCCGCAACAAGTGGCTCGCCCAACTGCCCGCCGATGCAACGGCTGAACTCGCCGCCGGAGCACGCCGGCGCCGCCTGGCCGACGGCGAATTGATCGCCGGACGCGGCAAGCAGCCCGAAGGCCTGGCACTGGTGGTGAGCGGGGCGATCCGCAGCAGCAACTTCTCCGCGGAAGGCCGCGAGATCGCCTTCTCGCTCGTGAAGCCGGGCGGTCTCTGGGGCCTTGTCGCCGTCCTGGACGGCGCGGGCGCCGTGCACGAGACGCGCGTCAGCGGACCGACGGAGCTGATCGTCTTTCCCACCCGGCTGGTGCGCGACATGCTGGATCGGGACCCTGCCCTCTACAAGCCGGTGACGCAGATGCTCTGCTACCGGCTGCGCAAGGCGTACAGCGCGGTGGACGACCTGGCGCTCGCCACGCTGCGCCAGCGCCTGGCACGCCAGCTCTGCACCCTCGCCACCGAGCTTCCCGCGGAGAAGCGGCACATCTCGGTGACGCAGGACGAACTCGCCAACCTGGTCGGCGCCACGCGTCCCAGCGTCAACCGCGAGCTCGCGGTGCTGGAGCGCGAGGGACTGGTCGAGCGCCAGTACGGCGGCGTGACGGTGCTCGATTACGAGCACCTGCACGAACTCTGCGCCACGCAACGCATCTTCGAGCTCTGA